A portion of the Bifidobacterium lemurum genome contains these proteins:
- a CDS encoding ABC transporter ATP-binding protein yields MAYIEFDRVVKEYPSGGTAIRALDEASFTADEGKLTVILGQSGAGKTTALNILGGMDTATSGRVIVGGRDITELKKRDLIGYRRTDIGFVFQFYNLVPNLTALENVELASQICDDHFDPAQTLAKVGLGDRLNNFPAQLSGGEQQRVSIARAIAKKPKLLLCDEPTGALDYETGKGVLQLLQDICRDENMTVMIITHNSALAPMAHKVIRFRSGKVTGQEEHPTPTPIADIEW; encoded by the coding sequence ATGGCCTACATCGAATTCGACCGGGTGGTCAAGGAATATCCCTCCGGCGGCACGGCCATCCGTGCGCTCGACGAGGCGAGCTTCACCGCGGACGAAGGCAAACTCACTGTGATCCTCGGGCAGTCAGGTGCGGGCAAAACCACCGCGTTGAATATTCTGGGCGGTATGGACACCGCCACCTCGGGCCGGGTGATCGTCGGCGGCCGCGACATCACCGAACTGAAGAAGCGCGACCTGATCGGCTACCGTCGCACCGACATCGGCTTCGTGTTCCAGTTCTACAATCTGGTGCCGAACCTCACCGCGCTCGAGAACGTGGAGCTCGCCTCGCAGATCTGCGACGACCATTTCGATCCCGCCCAGACGTTGGCCAAAGTGGGATTGGGCGACCGCTTGAACAACTTTCCCGCGCAGCTTTCGGGCGGAGAGCAGCAGCGTGTGTCCATCGCGCGTGCGATCGCGAAGAAGCCGAAGCTGCTGCTGTGCGACGAACCGACCGGCGCGTTGGACTACGAGACGGGCAAAGGCGTGCTGCAACTGCTGCAGGACATCTGCCGCGACGAGAACATGACCGTGATGATCATCACCCACAATTCGGCGCTGGCGCCGATGGCGCATAAGGTGATCCGTTTCCGCTCCGGCAAGGTGACGGGCCAGGAGGAGCATCCCACACCGACCCCCATCGCCGACATCGAATGGTAG